One window of the Caminibacter pacificus genome contains the following:
- the ispG gene encoding flavodoxin-dependent (E)-4-hydroxy-3-methylbut-2-enyl-diphosphate synthase → MIKRYPTRKIKVGNVEIGGDAPISVQSMTFSKTKNINDTLEQINRLYFAGADIVRVAVLDEEDANALKEIKEKSPLPIIADIHFNYKLGLKAAEVVDGLRINPGNIGGKERVKEIVKACKARNIPIRIGVNAGSLEEHLENKYGQTPKAMVESALWHIKFLEDLDFLDIKVSLKASDVQRTVEAYRMLRPLVDYPFHLGVTEAGTKFHATIKSAAAFGALLLDGIGDTLRVSITGELEEEIRVGKAILKDLGLSKEGVNIISCPTCGRIEVDLPPIVEAVEEATKDIKKPLNLAVMGCVVNAIGEAKEADVAIACGKGYGLIIKKGEIIGKYKEDELLDRFLEEVKKESE, encoded by the coding sequence GTGATAAAAAGATATCCCACAAGAAAAATAAAAGTAGGAAATGTAGAAATAGGAGGAGATGCTCCTATTTCGGTACAATCAATGACTTTTTCAAAGACAAAAAATATAAACGATACTCTTGAGCAGATAAACAGGCTCTATTTTGCGGGTGCCGATATTGTAAGAGTTGCGGTGCTTGACGAAGAAGACGCAAATGCTCTGAAAGAAATAAAAGAAAAATCACCTCTTCCGATAATTGCGGATATTCATTTTAATTATAAACTCGGTTTAAAAGCTGCGGAAGTTGTGGACGGACTTAGAATCAATCCCGGAAATATTGGCGGAAAAGAGAGAGTAAAGGAAATCGTAAAAGCGTGCAAGGCAAGAAATATTCCTATCAGAATCGGAGTAAATGCCGGAAGTTTGGAAGAACACCTCGAAAACAAATACGGACAAACTCCAAAAGCAATGGTCGAATCCGCTCTTTGGCATATTAAGTTTTTGGAGGATTTGGACTTTTTGGATATCAAAGTTTCTCTAAAAGCCAGCGACGTTCAAAGAACCGTAGAAGCATATAGGATGTTAAGACCTCTTGTGGATTATCCTTTTCATTTGGGAGTGACCGAAGCCGGGACGAAATTTCACGCCACAATAAAAAGCGCGGCGGCTTTTGGGGCGTTGTTGCTTGATGGGATAGGCGATACTCTTAGGGTTTCGATAACGGGTGAGCTTGAAGAAGAGATTAGGGTAGGAAAAGCGATACTTAAAGATTTGGGACTTTCAAAAGAAGGCGTAAATATTATCTCATGTCCTACTTGCGGTAGGATTGAGGTGGATTTGCCGCCTATCGTAGAAGCTGTTGAAGAGGCCACAAAAGATATCAAAAAACCTCTTAATCTTGCGGTTATGGGGTGTGTGGTGAATGCTATCGGTGAAGCCAAAGAGGCCGATGTTGCGATTGCATGCGGTAAAGGGTACGGGCTTATTATAAAAAAAGGCGAAATTATCGGAAAATACAAAGAAGACGAGTTGCTTGATAGATTTTTAGAAGAAGTAAAAAAGGAGAGTGAATGA